A window of the Pseudomonadota bacterium genome harbors these coding sequences:
- a CDS encoding DUF134 domain-containing protein, producing MARPRNCRRVGCLPGSQYFKPRGIPLSTLEEINLTVDEFEAIRLADLEGLYQDQAA from the coding sequence ATGGCAAGACCGAGAAATTGTAGGAGGGTAGGATGTCTTCCTGGGAGCCAATATTTCAAACCAAGAGGTATTCCCCTTTCTACCCTTGAGGAAATAAATTTAACGGTTGATGAATTTGAGGCTATTCGTCTTGCTGACCTTGAGGGTTTGTACCAGGATCAGGCAGCT